The Thermomonospora amylolytica sequence ACGTCCGCCCCGGGCGCGCTCCACCGGATCGACCTGCGGACCGGGACCCGTACGCCGATCGCCGCCGACGTACGGCTCACCATGCCGACCGGCCTGGCCGTCGGCCGCCGTGGCGAGCTGTACGTGTCCAACAACGGCGTCGGCAACGGCGCCGGTCAGCTGCTCCGCATCAGGCCCTGAACACCGGCGGTCCCGGGAGCGCCGGGGCCGCCGGTCCGGGCTTCGAGGAGGTGTCGGGCATGGGTTGTGAGGGGGTCCGATGAGGGTCGGTGTCTGGTTGGTGGGGGGCCGCGGCTCCGTGGCGACGACGGTGGTCACCGGGGCGGCGGCGATCAGGTCCGGGCTGCTCCCGCCGGTGGGGTGCGTCACCGAGACGGCGGACTTCGCGGGGGCGGGGCTGCCGGGCCTGGACGCGCTGGTGTTCGGCGGCCACGACATCGCCGGGGCGGCGCCGATGGCCAAGCGGGCCGAGGAACTGGCCCGCGCCGGGGTGGTGCCGCCGTGGTCGCCGGCCGCGGTGGCCGGTGAGCTGGAGGACGCGGACGCGGAGATCCGCGTCGGCCTGGTCGCCGGGGAGCCGGGAACGCTGCGCGAGCAGGCCGACCGGCTGATCGCCGATCTGGTCTCGTTCCGGGAGCGGCGGGACCTGGAACGGGTCGTCGTGGTCAACGTGGCGTCCACCGAGCCGCCGTTCCCGCGGCGGCCGGAGCACGCCGACCTCGGCGCGCTGGAAAGCGCCCTGGCCGCGTCCGGCGACGTGCTGCCGCCGAGTTCGGTCTACGCGTACGCGGCGCTGCGGGCGGGCTGCCCGTACATCGACTTCACCCCGTCCACCGGCGTGCGGCTGCCCGCGCTGGACGAACTGGCCCGCCGGATGGGCGTGCCGTACGCGGGCAGTGACGCCAAGACCGGGGAGACGCTGGTCAAGACGGCGCTGGCGCCGATGTTCGCGGCCCGGGCGCTGGCCGTGCGGGCCTGGTCGGGCACCAACCTGCTGGGCGGCGGGGACGGGGCGACGCTGGCCGACCCGCAGGCCAGCCGCAGCAAGAAGATCTCCAAGGACCGGTCGCTCACCGAGATCCTCGGCCATCGGGTCGAGGGCGAGACCCACATCGACTACGTGCGGCCGATGGGGGAGTGGAAGACCGCCTGGGACCACGTGCTGTTCGAGGGGTTCGGCGGGGTGCGGATGACCCTGCAGTTCACCTGGCAGGGCTGCGACTCGGCGCTGGCCGCCCCGCTGGTGCTGGACCTGGCCCGGCTGGCGGCCCGCGCCCACGAGACGGGCGAGTCGGGTCCGCTGACGGCGCTGGGCTTCTTCTTCAAGGACCCGATCGGCGTGCGGGAGCACCGGCTCGCCCTCCAGTACGAGCTGCTGTGCGAGTGGGCGGCCCGGCTGGGGGCCCGCGCATGAGCGCGCCGCAGGCGGGCGGGGAACGCGCATGAACGTCGTCGACCTGACGGAACTGGTGCGGGCCCCGGCGGCGCTGACCGTGCCCGGGGACGTGCTCGCCGGGGGCGCCGGCGGGCCGGCGGCGGCGGTGTCGTCGGTGTGCCTGTACTGGGCGGGGATGGCGCTCAACGACTACGCCGACCGGGCGGTGGACGCGGGCGAACGTCCCCGGCGCCCGATCCCCTCCGGCCGGGTGGCCCCGAACGCCGCGCTGGCGCTCGCCGCAGGGCTCACCGGGGCGGGCCTGGCCGCCGCGGCCGTGACCGGGGGACGCCGGAGGCTGGCCTTGGCGCTGCCGCTGGCGGTGACGGTCTGGGCGTACGACCTGAGGTTCAAGGGGACGGCGGTGGGTCCCGTGGTGATGGCGGCGGCCAGGGTGCAGGACGTGCTGCTCGGCGGCGGCGCGAGGGCGCTCCTGCCCGCGCTGGCGATCGGCGTGCACACCTGCGGCGTCACGGTGCTCAGCCGAGGCGAGGTCCGGGGGACGGACGGCGTGCCCGCCTACGTGGCGCTGGCGGCGACGGCCGTGGCGGCCGTTCTCGCGGCCCGGCCCGTACGGAGCGAGCCGCTGGGGCGAAGGGCCGCGAGGCTGTGCCTGGCCGCCGCCTACGCCGGGTCGGTGGGGTGGGCGCAGACGCGGGCCGCCCGGCGCCGTGACCCGGTCACCGTCCGCGCGGCCGTGGGCGCGGGGATCTGTGGCCTGCTGCCGTTGCAGGCCGCGTTCACCGCCGCGCAGGGCCGTACCGCCACCGCCGCCGCCCTCGCCGCGATCCACCCGGTGGCGCGGCTGCTCTCACGGAAGGTGTCACCGACATGAGGTTCGCCTACGGGACCAACGGGTTCGCGAACCACCGGCTGGACGAGGCGCTCGCCGTGCTGGCCGACCTCGGGTACGACGGGGTGGCGCTGACCCTGGACGGCGGGCACCTCGACCCGTTCGACGCGGACCTGGCGCGCAGGGTGGACAAGGTCGCCGCCCGGCTGGGCGAGCTGGGCCTCGGCGTGGTCGTGGAGACCGGCGGGCGCTATGTCCTGGACCCGCGCCGCAAGCACCGGCCGACGCTGCTGGACGCGCCCCCCGAGGCCGACCGTCGGGTCGACCTGCTGCTGCGGGCCGTCCGGGTGGCCGCCGACCTGGGCGCGGAGGCGATGTCGTTCTGGAGCGGCGCGGCGGACCCGGGCCTGCCGGAGGAGACGGCGTGGCGGCGGCTCACCGAGGGCGTCGCCCGGGTCGTCGCCGAGGCCGACCGCCGTGACGTCCGGCTCGGCTTCGAACCCGAGCCGGGGATGTTCGTCGACACCATCGCGGGCTTCGAGGACCTGCACGCCCGGCTGGGCGCGCCGTCCGCGCTCGGGATCACGCTGGACATCGGGCACTGCCGCTGCCTGGAGCCCGAGCCCGTTCCCGACTGCGTCCGCCGGGCCGCTCCCCGCCTGGTGAACGTGCAGATCGAGGACATGCGGCGGGGGGTGCACGAGCACCTGGAGTTCGGCGAAGGGGAGATCGACTTTCCGCCGGTGCTGGCCGCGCTGGACGCCTGCGGATACCGCGGGCTGGTCGGCGTGGAACTGCCCCGGCACAGCCATGCCGCACCCGCGGTCGCGGAGCGTTCGCTCCGCTTCCTGCGGGCCGCGGCCGACGAAGCGGGGATCACTCGGGAGGCGAACCGATGACGCAAGTGGACCAGTCGCTCGACCGCGAGCGGCTGCTGGACGGAGTGCTGGACGAACACGGCCGGAGCTGGCTGGCGGACGCGGTACGGCGCGTCCGGGAACGGGAGGAGGCCGTCCTGGAGCTGTTCCCGGTGGCGGCGCGGGCCTGCGGGCGCGCGCCGGTGCCGGGGATGCCGGGGGTGACGGCCGACCTTCTCGTCCGGGAACGGCTCCTGGCCGCCCTGCCCGGCCGGGGCGCGGCGCTGGGCGACCTGCTGTGGCGGATCTACCGGTACGGCGACGCGTCCGAACGGATCGCGGTGCTCACGGCGCTCGGCAGGCTGGACGCCGACGGCGCGCTGGGCGAGCACGGGCTGCAGATCGTGCGGGACGCGATACGGACCAACGACACCCGGCTGATCGAGGCGGCCGTCGGCCCGTACGGGGCGCGGCACCTCCCCGACGGCGAGTACCGGCAGGCGGTGCTCAAGTGCGTGTTCGTCGGCGTTCCGCTGTCGGCGGTGGCCGGGCTGAAGCGGCGGGCCGACCGCGAGCTGGCGCGGATGCTGGCCGACTACGCCCACGAACGCACCGTCGCCGGGCGCGACGTCCCGGCGGACGTGTGGCCGCTGATCCGGCGGCACCCGGACGTGACGGAAGGCAGGCGACTCCCGGAAGGACAGGTCTGACATGTCTGACATGCGCATCTTCGACCCGCACATCCACATGACCTCCCGCACCACCGACGACTACGAAGCCATGTACACCGCCGGGGTGCGGGCCGTGGTCGAGCCGGCGTTCTGGCTCGGCCAGCCGCGCACCTCGCCGGACACGTTCGCCGACTACTTCGACTCGCTGCTGGGCTGGGAGCCGTACCGGGCGTCCCAGTTCGGCATCCGGCACCACTGCACGATCGCGCTCAACCCCAAGGAGGCGGGCGATCCCCGCTGCCGTCCCGTGCTCGACCTGGTGCCCCGCTATCTGGCCAAGGACGGGGTGGTGGCGGTCGGCGAGGTCGGCTACGACTCGATGACCCCCGACGAGGACGAGGTGTTCGCCGTCCAGCTCGAGATGGCCCGCGACGCCGGCCTGCCCGTGCTCGTGCACACCCCGCACCGCGACAAGGCCGCCGGCACCCGCCGCAGCCTGGACGTGGTCCGCGAGTCCGGGCTGCCGCCCGAGCGGGTGCTGATCGACCATCTCAACGAGCCGACCGTGGCGATGGTGAAGGAATCGGGATGCTGGATGGGATTCTCGGTCTATCCGGACACCAAGATGGACGAAGATCGGATGGTGAGGATCCTCAAGGAGTACGGCACGGAACGCATGCTGGTGAACTCGGCCGCCGACTGGGGCCGCAGCGACCCGCTCAAGACCCGCCGGGTCGGGGAGGCGATGCTGGCGGCGGGTTTCACCGAGGTCGACGTGGACACCGTCCTGTGGGACAACCCGGTGGCCTTCTACGGCCAGAGCGGCCGGCTCGACCTCGCCGAGACGGAGCCTGCGGCGTTCTACGCCGGCAACACCATCAAACGAGGCGGATGACATGCGCTTTCGGCATCGCGACGGAACCCTCGTGCACGTCGCGTACTGCACCAACGTTCACCCGGCCGAAGACCTCGACGGAGTGATCGCCCAGTTCACCCGGTACGCCCGTCCCATCCGCGACCGGCTGGGGGTGAACCGGCTGGGGGTCGGGCTGTGGCTGGCCCGGCCCGTGGCCGACATGCTCACCGCCGACCCCGGCGAGCTGCTGCGGCTGCGCCGCGCCGTCGACAAGGCCGGGCTGGAGGTCGTCACCATCAACGGCTTCCCGTACCAGGGCTTCCACAGCGAGGTGGTCAAGCACGACGTGTACCACCCGGACTGGACCCAGCCCGAACGGATGCGCTACACCCTCGACCTGGCCCGCATCCTCACCCGGCTGCTGCCCGACGACGTGCGGCACGGCAGCATCTCCACCCTGCCGGTGGCGTGGCGGGAGCCCTGGTCGGCGGCCCAGGAGGAGCTGGCCCGGCGGCGGCAGGACCGGCTGGACCGCGAGCTGATCGCGCTGGCCTCGGCCACCGGCCGCAGCATCCGGGTGGCCTTCGAGCCCGAGCCCGGCTGCCTGGTGGAGTCCACCGCCCAGGCCGCCGAGCACCTGCTGGGCGACCGGCGGTTCCTGGGGGTGTGCCTGGACGCCTGCCATCTGGCGGTGGGCTTCGAGGACCCGGCCGCCGCGCTGGACCGGCTGGCCGCCGCCGGCCTGCCGGTGGTCAAGCTCCAGGCGTCCTGCGCCCTGCAGGCCGACCAGCCCGCCGACCCGGAGACCCGTAAGGCGCTGAACGCGTTCGTCGAGCCCCGCTTCCTGCACCAGACCAGGGAGCGGGGCGTGGCCGCCGGCGTCGACGACCTGGACGCCGCCCTCGACGGGGAACTGCCCGGCGAGCACGAGTGGCGCGTCCACTACCACGTCCCGCTGCACGCCGAACCGGCCGAGCCGCTGCGCTCCACCCGGCCGGTGCTGACCGGCGCGCTGGAGACCCTGTTCGGCGGCGAACGCGCGCTCACCGACCACGTGGAGGTCGAGACCTACACCTGGGAGGTCCTGCCGGGCCACACCCGGACCAAGGAGGCGCTGATCAACGGCATCGTCGCCGAGCTCACCTGGACCCGCGACGAGCTGGTCCGCCTGGGCCTCAAAGAGGAGAACTGACCGTCCCGCCGGATCAGCCGCCCCGGACGGTGCCGAACGGCGTGACCATGGGCCCGCCGCCCACGGCGTCCTCGAACATCCGCCGCATGGCCGCGCTGTCGTTGAGGTGCGGGAACGGGGCGTCGGGCACCGGCACGCCCAGGAACTCGCACAGCGGCTCCCAGCCCCGGCCCACCTCGTACACCAGCAGCCGCTCGGCGGGGACGGCCTCCCGGACCAGACGGGTGTGCCGCTCGAAGACCTCCACCGCCTTCTCCTCGCCGGGCGGCTGATCCATGGGGGCGCCGAACGTCCGCGTCCACATCCGGTCCAGCATCGGACGCAGATCCCCCATCACCTTCAGAGGGCCCTGCACGTCCGGCGGGATCGCCTGCCTCGCCGCGTCCATGATGGTGTGCATGCTGGCGAACCAGCGGTGCGGGTCGCGAACGGTGAGGAGCACCTTGGCCTGCGGGTACGCCTCGGCCAGTTCACGCCAGTAGAACCCGGCGGGCCAGTCCACCGCCGACCGGTAGCCCTCGAAGACGTGCTCCCAGTCCGGCGTCCCGCCCTCACCGACCGCCAGCCACCGCTCGGCGAGCCCCGGCCGCATGATCACCTCGAACATGTGGTGGCAGGGCCCGAACCCCAGCAGCTCCAGCGCCGCCTTCATCGAACTGGTCCCCGTCCGCGGAAACCCCGCCCCGATCACCTGCAGCATTGCCGGCCCTCCCGCTCACCGATGCCCTGTCGCACCCCTCAGCCTTCCCCGGCGCGGAGGCCGCACCACCGGCCGACTGTGGCCATCCGTTTCAGGAGGGCAGGGCGTAGCGGCCGTCCTCCAGGGGGTCGACGAGGCCGTCGGCGACCAGGCCGTCGAGGGCGCGTTCGCGCTGGACGGGGTCGGACCACACGACGTCCAGAGCCGCCTTCTCCACGGGGCCTTCGGCGTTGCGCAGCACGGCCAGCAGGCGGCCCCGGCACTGGCGGTCGGTGCCCGCGTACGTCTGGCCGCGCCGCGGCGGTCCGTCGTAGGGCGGACGGCCGGCCTGGTGCCAGGCGCAGGAGCCGATGACGGGGCAGTCGACGCAGCGGGGTGTACGCGCCGTGCAGACCAGGGCGCCCAGTTCCATGACCGCCACGGCCCAGCGGGCGGCGGTGGGGGCGTCCGGGGGAGGAGGGACTCGGCGAGGGTCACCTCGGCGGCCGTCTGGGTCTTGGGCGGGTACTCCACGCCGGTGATCAGCCGCGCCAGGACGCGCCGCACGTTGGTGTCCAGAACGGCGTGACGCTGCCGGTAGGCGAAGCTGGCCACGGCCGCCGCGGTGTACGCCCCGACCCCGGGCAGGGCCCTCAGCTCGTCGTAGGAGTCGGGCACCCGCCCGCCGTGCCGCTCGGTGATCGCCACCGCGCACGCGTGCAGCCGCAGCGCCCGGCGCGGATATCCCAGCCGCCCCCAGGCCCGTACCGCCTCCCCGGACGGCTCGGCGGCCAGCGCCTCGGGCGCCGGCCAGCGCCGCATCCACTCCCGCCAGACCGGCAGCACCCGGGCGACGGGCGTCTGCTGCAGCATGATCTCGCTGACCAGGATCCCCCACGGGGTCGCGTCGGGAGCGCGCCAGGGCAGGTCGCGGGCGTGCTCGGCGTACCAGTCGAGGATCGGCCCGGTGTACCGGACGGCGTTGGGCGGTGTGACGGTCATGTCGAACGCCATCCTGCCACGGCGCGCCGCCATGCTCGCCGCCCCAAGGAAACGCATACTGCCCGCATGGATTTGGACACGCACAGCGACGAGGACGGTCCGGTCTACTGGCGTCGCCGCGCCATGGTCCTGGGTGGCGTGGCCGCCGTGGTGGCCCTGCTGGCCTGGGCCTGCGGCGGTGGCGGCGAGCAGACCGTCCGCCCCGCCGGCGCCGCCGACGCCCAGACTCCCACCATTCCGGTGCTCCCGACCGTCACCGTGACCGCCACCCCCAGCGGCACCCCGAAACCCAAGCCCTCCGCCGAGGAGGAGCCCACGACCCGGGACGGCCACTGCGACCCCGACGACCTGGTCCTGACGTTCCGAACGGACCAGACCACCTACGCCGGAGGCCGGCACCCCAGACTGCAGCTCTCCCTGGTCAACATCGGTGATCGGACCTGCACCTACGACACGGGTCCCGAGAACCTCCGGGTCCGCATCATGAGCGGCCCCGACCGCATCTGGTCCTCCGACCACTGCAGCAAGGGCGCTTCACTCCAGAAGCTCCGCCGGGGCGTCCCCCACATCCAGACCATCACCTGGGACCGGAAGCGTTCGACCCCCGGCTGCCCCAAGACCCGCCCGGCGGCCAAGCCCGGCACCTACGTGGCCACCGCCCACCTGGAGGGCCTCAAGCCCCATCGCGAGGTCTTCCACCTCCGCTGACGGCGCCCAGCCCCGCCACAAAACGCCCGAGCAGCCGGGCGAACTCGG is a genomic window containing:
- a CDS encoding inositol-3-phosphate synthase, translating into MRVGVWLVGGRGSVATTVVTGAAAIRSGLLPPVGCVTETADFAGAGLPGLDALVFGGHDIAGAAPMAKRAEELARAGVVPPWSPAAVAGELEDADAEIRVGLVAGEPGTLREQADRLIADLVSFRERRDLERVVVVNVASTEPPFPRRPEHADLGALESALAASGDVLPPSSVYAYAALRAGCPYIDFTPSTGVRLPALDELARRMGVPYAGSDAKTGETLVKTALAPMFAARALAVRAWSGTNLLGGGDGATLADPQASRSKKISKDRSLTEILGHRVEGETHIDYVRPMGEWKTAWDHVLFEGFGGVRMTLQFTWQGCDSALAAPLVLDLARLAARAHETGESGPLTALGFFFKDPIGVREHRLALQYELLCEWAARLGARA
- a CDS encoding SCO3242 family prenyltransferase, giving the protein MNVVDLTELVRAPAALTVPGDVLAGGAGGPAAAVSSVCLYWAGMALNDYADRAVDAGERPRRPIPSGRVAPNAALALAAGLTGAGLAAAAVTGGRRRLALALPLAVTVWAYDLRFKGTAVGPVVMAAARVQDVLLGGGARALLPALAIGVHTCGVTVLSRGEVRGTDGVPAYVALAATAVAAVLAARPVRSEPLGRRAARLCLAAAYAGSVGWAQTRAARRRDPVTVRAAVGAGICGLLPLQAAFTAAQGRTATAAALAAIHPVARLLSRKVSPT
- a CDS encoding sugar phosphate isomerase/epimerase family protein; this encodes MRFAYGTNGFANHRLDEALAVLADLGYDGVALTLDGGHLDPFDADLARRVDKVAARLGELGLGVVVETGGRYVLDPRRKHRPTLLDAPPEADRRVDLLLRAVRVAADLGAEAMSFWSGAADPGLPEETAWRRLTEGVARVVAEADRRDVRLGFEPEPGMFVDTIAGFEDLHARLGAPSALGITLDIGHCRCLEPEPVPDCVRRAAPRLVNVQIEDMRRGVHEHLEFGEGEIDFPPVLAALDACGYRGLVGVELPRHSHAAPAVAERSLRFLRAAADEAGITREANR
- a CDS encoding EboA domain-containing protein, whose product is MTQVDQSLDRERLLDGVLDEHGRSWLADAVRRVREREEAVLELFPVAARACGRAPVPGMPGVTADLLVRERLLAALPGRGAALGDLLWRIYRYGDASERIAVLTALGRLDADGALGEHGLQIVRDAIRTNDTRLIEAAVGPYGARHLPDGEYRQAVLKCVFVGVPLSAVAGLKRRADRELARMLADYAHERTVAGRDVPADVWPLIRRHPDVTEGRRLPEGQV
- a CDS encoding TatD family hydrolase, producing MRIFDPHIHMTSRTTDDYEAMYTAGVRAVVEPAFWLGQPRTSPDTFADYFDSLLGWEPYRASQFGIRHHCTIALNPKEAGDPRCRPVLDLVPRYLAKDGVVAVGEVGYDSMTPDEDEVFAVQLEMARDAGLPVLVHTPHRDKAAGTRRSLDVVRESGLPPERVLIDHLNEPTVAMVKESGCWMGFSVYPDTKMDEDRMVRILKEYGTERMLVNSAADWGRSDPLKTRRVGEAMLAAGFTEVDVDTVLWDNPVAFYGQSGRLDLAETEPAAFYAGNTIKRGG
- the eboE gene encoding metabolite traffic protein EboE, with protein sequence MRFRHRDGTLVHVAYCTNVHPAEDLDGVIAQFTRYARPIRDRLGVNRLGVGLWLARPVADMLTADPGELLRLRRAVDKAGLEVVTINGFPYQGFHSEVVKHDVYHPDWTQPERMRYTLDLARILTRLLPDDVRHGSISTLPVAWREPWSAAQEELARRRQDRLDRELIALASATGRSIRVAFEPEPGCLVESTAQAAEHLLGDRRFLGVCLDACHLAVGFEDPAAALDRLAAAGLPVVKLQASCALQADQPADPETRKALNAFVEPRFLHQTRERGVAAGVDDLDAALDGELPGEHEWRVHYHVPLHAEPAEPLRSTRPVLTGALETLFGGERALTDHVEVETYTWEVLPGHTRTKEALINGIVAELTWTRDELVRLGLKEEN
- a CDS encoding sulfotransferase family protein, giving the protein MLQVIGAGFPRTGTSSMKAALELLGFGPCHHMFEVIMRPGLAERWLAVGEGGTPDWEHVFEGYRSAVDWPAGFYWRELAEAYPQAKVLLTVRDPHRWFASMHTIMDAARQAIPPDVQGPLKVMGDLRPMLDRMWTRTFGAPMDQPPGEEKAVEVFERHTRLVREAVPAERLLVYEVGRGWEPLCEFLGVPVPDAPFPHLNDSAAMRRMFEDAVGGGPMVTPFGTVRGG